From the genome of Rhizobium sp. NXC24, one region includes:
- a CDS encoding metal-sulfur cluster assembly factor, with translation MSQAGTITIPAVVQCLRGIEDPEIGIDIVELGLIYLIEILPIGTVRIVMTTTTKACPASAFIIDAVRERLQAIESIGKVEIDLVHEPPWSPDMIGKAVIDRLPASSCAEI, from the coding sequence ATGAGCCAGGCGGGAACGATCACCATTCCGGCTGTTGTGCAGTGCCTTCGCGGCATAGAAGATCCGGAGATCGGCATCGACATCGTCGAGTTGGGATTGATATACCTCATCGAGATCCTGCCGATTGGCACCGTGCGGATCGTCATGACGACGACGACAAAGGCCTGCCCCGCCTCCGCCTTCATCATCGACGCCGTGAGGGAGCGACTGCAGGCGATCGAAAGCATCGGCAAAGTGGAGATAGACCTTGTCCACGAACCGCCATGGTCGCCTGACATGATCGGCAAAGCAGTCATCGACCGCTTACCGGCATCAAGCTGCGCGGAAATCTGA
- the narH gene encoding nitrate reductase subunit beta, producing the protein MKIRAQIAMVLNLDKCIGCHTCSVTCKNVWTSREGVEYAWFNNVETKPGVGYPREWENQEKWNGGWRRKRNGKIEPKIGAKWRILANIFANPDLPEIDDYYEPFTFDYEHLHTAKESKAFPTARPRSLVSGERIEKIEWGPNWEEILGGEFEKRSRDVNFEGVQKDIYGEFENTFMMYLPRLCEHCLNPACAAVCPSGAIYKREEDGIVLIDQDKCRGWRMCVSGCPYKKIYYNWSSGKSEKCIFCYPRIEAGQPTVCSETCVGRIRYLGVLLYDADRIEQAASVPDEKDLYQAQLDLFLDPKDPKVIAQARADGVPETWIEAARTSPIWKMAMDWKVAFPLHPEYRTLPMVWYVPPLSPIQSAAASGKMGLDGDMPDVRSLRIPLQYLANLLTAGNEEPVALALERMLAMRAYMRAKSIDGRIDERVAEKVGLTGADIEDMYRIMAIANYEDRFVIPTARREWSEDAYDLRGSCGFSFGNGCSGGTSETNLFGTKQTKKASNPMEIA; encoded by the coding sequence ATGAAGATCCGTGCACAAATCGCGATGGTGCTGAACCTCGACAAATGCATTGGTTGCCACACCTGTTCCGTCACCTGCAAGAACGTCTGGACCAGCCGTGAAGGCGTCGAATACGCCTGGTTCAACAATGTCGAGACCAAGCCCGGCGTCGGCTATCCCCGCGAATGGGAAAACCAGGAGAAGTGGAACGGCGGCTGGCGGCGCAAGCGGAACGGCAAGATCGAGCCGAAGATTGGCGCGAAATGGCGCATCTTGGCCAATATATTCGCCAATCCGGATCTGCCCGAAATCGACGACTACTACGAACCCTTCACCTTCGACTACGAACATCTGCACACGGCGAAGGAATCGAAGGCCTTTCCTACAGCCCGGCCACGGTCGCTCGTGTCCGGAGAGCGCATCGAGAAGATCGAATGGGGTCCGAACTGGGAAGAAATTCTTGGTGGCGAGTTCGAAAAACGTTCTAGGGACGTGAACTTCGAAGGGGTCCAGAAGGATATCTACGGGGAGTTCGAAAATACCTTCATGATGTATCTGCCGCGGCTTTGCGAGCACTGCCTCAACCCGGCTTGCGCGGCCGTTTGTCCGTCGGGTGCCATCTACAAGCGTGAAGAGGATGGCATCGTTCTGATCGATCAGGATAAGTGCCGCGGCTGGCGCATGTGCGTTTCCGGCTGCCCTTACAAGAAGATCTATTACAACTGGTCGTCCGGAAAATCGGAGAAGTGCATCTTTTGCTATCCACGCATCGAGGCAGGCCAGCCGACCGTTTGTTCGGAGACTTGCGTGGGCCGCATCCGCTATCTCGGCGTCCTTCTTTATGATGCCGACCGCATTGAGCAGGCGGCCAGCGTTCCCGACGAAAAGGACCTCTATCAGGCACAACTCGATCTCTTCCTGGATCCGAAGGACCCGAAGGTGATCGCGCAAGCGCGCGCCGACGGCGTGCCGGAGACCTGGATCGAGGCGGCCCGCACGTCGCCGATCTGGAAGATGGCGATGGACTGGAAAGTCGCGTTCCCGCTGCACCCGGAATACCGCACGCTGCCAATGGTATGGTACGTGCCGCCGCTTTCTCCGATCCAGTCGGCCGCTGCTTCCGGCAAGATGGGCCTCGACGGTGACATGCCGGATGTGCGGAGCCTCCGCATCCCGCTGCAATATCTCGCCAACCTCTTGACCGCAGGCAACGAGGAACCCGTGGCGCTGGCTCTCGAGCGCATGCTTGCCATGAGGGCCTATATGCGAGCCAAGTCCATCGACGGCCGCATCGATGAGCGCGTTGCCGAGAAGGTCGGGCTTACAGGGGCCGACATTGAGGACATGTACCGGATCATGGCGATTGCCAACTATGAGGATCGCTTTGTCATTCCGACCGCGCGCCGTGAATGGAGCGAAGACGCCTATGACCTGCGCGGTTCCTGCGGCTTCTCCTTCGGCAATGGCTGCTCCGGCGGCACGAGCGAAACCAATCTCTTTGGCACCAAGCAGACGAAGAAGGCATCGAACCCGATGGAGATCGCATGA
- a CDS encoding NnrS family protein, translating to MQQHPHATSGEHIVRGLSRSRPVLFSYGFRPFFLAAAVWAIISIDLWVLFLSRGLPIAEAYGAIYWHAHEMLFGFASAILAGFLLTAIPNWTGRLPISGRPLMALFAIWLAGRAALLLIDWIGAIPAVSADSIFLPVLLMLCAREVIAGRKWKDLKVIAGLAALSVANICFHLQVLKGVTPDIAIRFGLAAYVLLVTIIGGRILPSFTRNWLNRFGRTDFPAPYDRFDAISIAAGMLALVSWTLAPTTVATGLLAASTAILNTVRLARWRGWTTWRDPILVVLHIAYLFVPIGFAAIAAGAVGLEQIAILHILAIGIVSLMMLAVMTRASRGHTGRKLKASLTTTVSYAILVTVAVVRPLAELMPPYTDVILMLAAAGWTAAFGLFAVEHAPFLCKERKPLR from the coding sequence ATGCAACAGCATCCTCACGCAACATCCGGGGAACATATTGTTCGCGGATTGTCGCGCTCGCGGCCCGTTCTCTTTTCCTATGGTTTCCGCCCGTTCTTTCTTGCGGCGGCCGTCTGGGCGATCATCAGCATCGATTTGTGGGTCCTGTTTCTTTCGAGGGGCCTGCCTATCGCCGAAGCATATGGAGCAATCTACTGGCATGCGCACGAAATGCTCTTCGGCTTCGCGTCTGCAATTCTCGCAGGCTTCCTCCTCACTGCGATCCCGAACTGGACCGGCCGCTTACCCATTTCGGGCCGGCCGCTCATGGCTTTGTTCGCAATATGGCTCGCGGGCCGCGCAGCGTTGCTGCTTATCGACTGGATTGGCGCAATTCCCGCCGTGTCTGCCGACAGCATATTCTTGCCGGTCCTGCTCATGCTTTGCGCGCGGGAGGTCATAGCCGGCAGGAAATGGAAAGATCTGAAGGTTATCGCAGGCCTGGCGGCTCTTTCCGTCGCCAACATTTGCTTTCACCTTCAAGTCTTGAAGGGCGTCACACCTGACATTGCCATTCGGTTTGGCCTAGCTGCCTATGTTTTGCTAGTGACGATCATTGGCGGGCGCATTCTTCCGAGCTTCACGCGCAACTGGCTGAACCGGTTCGGCCGCACGGATTTTCCCGCGCCCTACGATCGCTTCGATGCGATCTCGATCGCCGCAGGCATGCTGGCCTTGGTGTCTTGGACGCTCGCACCGACGACGGTGGCGACGGGCCTGCTCGCTGCCAGTACGGCAATCCTGAATACGGTACGCCTCGCGCGCTGGCGGGGATGGACGACGTGGCGCGATCCAATCCTTGTGGTCCTGCATATTGCTTATCTGTTCGTTCCGATTGGGTTTGCCGCAATTGCCGCTGGTGCCGTAGGCCTGGAGCAGATCGCGATTCTCCATATCCTGGCGATCGGCATCGTCAGCCTCATGATGCTGGCGGTTATGACCCGTGCCAGTCGCGGCCACACCGGAAGGAAGCTGAAGGCCAGTTTGACCACCACCGTGTCCTACGCAATCCTTGTGACGGTTGCGGTCGTGCGGCCGCTCGCGGAATTGATGCCGCCCTATACCGACGTAATATTGATGCTTGCGGCGGCGGGATGGACCGCTGCATTCGGGCTGTTCGCGGTCGAACATGCCCCGTTTCTTTGCAAGGAAAGAAAACCCCTCCGGTGA
- the narI gene encoding respiratory nitrate reductase subunit gamma, which translates to MSETINSVFFGWYPYLCLTVFLLGSLIRFDREQYSWKTGSSQLLRRSQLRWGSNLFHVGILVIFFGHAGGLLTPIAVFDALGIAHSFKQGLAIVVGGIAGIACFVGISLLAHRRFFDPRIRATSSFGDMAILLILWLQLTLGLSTIFVSLGHMDGHEMVKFMNWVQGILTLQPSSAAYVADVHPIFKMHLLLGMTIFLLFPFTRLVHVWSAPIWYLGRPGYQVVRSRFTRERHPARSYRHPAE; encoded by the coding sequence ATGTCCGAGACCATCAATTCCGTGTTTTTCGGCTGGTATCCGTACCTTTGCCTCACAGTGTTCCTGCTCGGTAGCCTGATCCGTTTCGACCGCGAACAATATAGCTGGAAGACAGGCTCCTCTCAGTTGCTTCGTCGCAGCCAGTTGCGGTGGGGCTCGAACCTCTTTCACGTCGGCATACTGGTGATCTTCTTCGGTCACGCCGGCGGATTGCTCACGCCGATTGCCGTCTTCGATGCGCTCGGTATCGCTCACAGCTTCAAGCAGGGGCTCGCGATCGTCGTCGGCGGCATCGCCGGCATCGCCTGCTTTGTCGGGATATCCCTTCTAGCCCATCGCCGGTTCTTCGATCCGCGCATCCGAGCCACTTCGAGCTTCGGCGACATGGCGATCCTGCTCATTCTGTGGCTGCAACTGACGCTCGGCCTCTCCACGATTTTTGTGTCCCTCGGCCATATGGACGGTCATGAAATGGTGAAGTTCATGAATTGGGTGCAAGGCATCCTGACGTTACAGCCGTCTTCGGCCGCTTACGTTGCGGACGTGCATCCGATCTTCAAGATGCATCTGTTGCTGGGCATGACGATCTTTCTGCTGTTTCCCTTTACCCGGCTGGTCCATGTCTGGAGCGCACCGATCTGGTATCTCGGCCGCCCGGGGTATCAGGTCGTGCGCAGCCGTTTCACGCGGGAGCGGCATCCGGCCCGTTCCTATAGGCATCCGGCGGAGTGA
- a CDS encoding DUF2249 domain-containing protein, whose product MMPLRELDVRQILREGGLPFQLIMDTIASLEPDEGLRLLAIFEPLPLIRQLKQRGYIHTSRQIDDDDWEIVFTPETASSSETQADASPSSADIWPDPVWNMDLTDLTPPEPMERILARLETMKAGEVLFALLSREPVFLFNELKLRGHEWVGNFDSTGSVFRIMIRFNPSEAAA is encoded by the coding sequence ATGATGCCGCTTCGTGAACTCGATGTCCGCCAAATCCTGAGGGAAGGAGGGTTGCCGTTCCAGCTCATAATGGACACCATCGCATCGCTTGAGCCGGACGAAGGCCTTCGTCTGCTCGCAATTTTCGAGCCGCTGCCCCTCATCAGACAGCTCAAGCAGCGAGGCTACATCCACACGAGCAGACAGATTGATGACGACGATTGGGAAATCGTTTTCACTCCGGAAACGGCATCGTCCAGCGAAACGCAAGCGGACGCATCGCCGTCCTCGGCCGATATCTGGCCGGACCCGGTCTGGAACATGGATCTTACCGATCTCACGCCGCCGGAGCCGATGGAGCGGATACTCGCACGGCTAGAGACGATGAAGGCGGGCGAGGTGCTATTTGCGCTTCTCAGCCGTGAGCCGGTTTTTCTCTTCAACGAATTGAAATTGCGCGGCCATGAATGGGTTGGGAATTTCGATTCGACCGGAAGCGTTTTTCGCATCATGATCCGCTTCAATCCTTCGGAGGCGGCCGCATGA
- a CDS encoding peptidylprolyl isomerase, translated as MVSIVIDRTAARAHEGHNHRHEHVSASARNGSSEPLTMPPVSVNGVSISRKDIAAETQNFPAVNPGAAWYAATRALVIRQLLMQEASRLGLTAEPQRDADGRVETEEDALLRALVEREVETPKADDEMLVRFYENNRKRFVTPPLYEADHILIAARREDGAAFGEARERVASLAAVLAEQPERFAALARDCSDCSSREVGGSLGQISPGETTPEFEAALAGLTPGEISAPVETRYGVHLIRLVRRIEGRRLPFEAVRDRIARYLEEHVLRQATAQYISLLIGRADIRGIALEGATTPLVQ; from the coding sequence ATGGTTTCTATCGTCATCGATCGCACGGCAGCGCGCGCCCATGAGGGCCATAACCATCGGCATGAGCATGTGTCTGCATCGGCCCGCAATGGATCGTCCGAACCTCTCACCATGCCGCCGGTGAGCGTCAACGGAGTTTCGATTTCCCGTAAGGACATCGCCGCGGAGACGCAGAATTTTCCTGCCGTCAATCCTGGTGCGGCTTGGTATGCGGCAACGCGGGCGCTCGTCATCCGTCAGTTGCTGATGCAGGAAGCAAGTCGCCTCGGCCTGACCGCCGAACCGCAAAGAGACGCGGACGGACGGGTGGAGACCGAAGAGGATGCGTTACTGCGCGCGCTCGTCGAACGCGAAGTGGAAACTCCGAAGGCGGACGATGAAATGCTGGTTCGTTTCTACGAGAACAACCGCAAACGCTTTGTCACGCCGCCGCTCTACGAGGCGGATCATATCCTGATTGCCGCAAGAAGAGAGGATGGCGCCGCTTTTGGTGAAGCCCGTGAGAGAGTTGCCTCGCTTGCTGCCGTTCTGGCGGAGCAGCCGGAGCGCTTTGCTGCCCTCGCCAGGGATTGTTCCGACTGCTCATCCAGGGAAGTCGGCGGCAGCCTCGGCCAGATCAGCCCCGGGGAAACGACACCGGAATTCGAGGCAGCGCTAGCCGGGCTTACCCCAGGGGAGATATCGGCCCCGGTTGAGACGCGCTACGGTGTCCATCTCATCCGACTGGTGAGGAGGATCGAGGGCAGGCGTCTGCCATTCGAGGCGGTCAGGGATCGGATTGCCCGCTATCTGGAGGAGCATGTACTCCGACAGGCGACCGCGCAGTATATTTCGCTGCTCATCGGGCGCGCCGATATCCGCGGGATTGCTCTTGAAGGTGCCACAACACCCTTGGTGCAGTGA
- the narJ gene encoding nitrate reductase molybdenum cofactor assembly chaperone, with translation MMAVEQGILTFRALSALLTYPTEELCAAVSEIEGAIVSEGLLPAPAAKSLRPLLDDLASLDLFELQERYVELFDRTRRLSLHLFEHVHGESRDRGQAMVDLASLYEKGGLELAANELPDYLPLFLEYLSTRPRKEALNLLAETANILGALEERLLSRNSPYAAVLTAIRVMAGASAEISNADAGEALVGDLAALDSEWEETAVTFGPGSGGMDSCSSERLQTRLRAARRDVRANAR, from the coding sequence ATGATGGCCGTAGAACAGGGGATTCTCACTTTTCGGGCGCTTTCCGCTCTTCTAACCTATCCGACGGAGGAGCTTTGCGCCGCGGTGTCAGAAATCGAAGGAGCGATCGTCTCCGAAGGGCTCCTGCCGGCTCCCGCCGCAAAGTCGCTTCGGCCGCTTCTCGACGATCTTGCCTCGCTCGATCTTTTTGAGTTGCAGGAGCGCTACGTCGAACTCTTCGACAGAACACGCCGCCTCTCGCTGCATCTTTTCGAGCATGTGCATGGCGAGAGCAGGGATCGGGGTCAGGCTATGGTCGATCTCGCCTCGCTTTATGAGAAAGGCGGGCTGGAACTCGCTGCCAACGAACTGCCGGACTATCTCCCGCTGTTCTTGGAATATCTGTCGACGAGACCACGCAAAGAGGCGCTGAATCTTCTTGCCGAGACCGCCAACATTCTGGGAGCGCTCGAAGAACGCCTTTTGTCCCGGAATTCTCCATATGCTGCCGTTCTGACCGCGATCCGTGTGATGGCGGGTGCATCTGCCGAAATCTCCAACGCCGATGCCGGCGAAGCATTGGTTGGTGATCTCGCCGCGCTCGACTCGGAATGGGAGGAGACGGCTGTCACCTTTGGCCCTGGAAGCGGTGGAATGGATAGCTGTTCCAGCGAACGGCTTCAGACCCGTCTCCGTGCAGCACGTCGCGACGTGCGCGCCAATGCCCGTTGA
- a CDS encoding Crp/Fnr family transcriptional regulator, with protein MKIDPTVLKSLPLFDRMLDSDLNAMLEHAVSRRVMPGDAVFEQGAPAKSFFLLLHGRLKVTQVTPDGQQIIVRMVHPGDLFGFAMALQRADYPGTAIAAAESLTLAWPTEMWSRFVEQNPRLAVTAMQTIGQRLEEAHTRIREMSTEEVERRVAHAVLRLSRQAGKQVDTGIRIDFPISRQDIAEMTGTTLHTVSRILSAWEARGIVEGGRQKLTICDPQKLLNLADRARS; from the coding sequence TTGAAAATCGACCCGACAGTACTGAAGTCTCTACCCTTGTTCGATCGGATGTTGGACAGCGACCTGAACGCAATGCTGGAGCATGCCGTTTCGCGTCGCGTCATGCCGGGCGACGCTGTATTTGAACAAGGCGCCCCGGCCAAGTCGTTCTTTCTCCTTCTCCATGGGCGGCTCAAAGTGACCCAGGTCACTCCCGACGGCCAGCAGATTATCGTTCGGATGGTCCATCCGGGCGATTTGTTCGGTTTTGCGATGGCGCTCCAGCGCGCCGACTATCCCGGCACCGCCATAGCGGCGGCCGAAAGCCTCACTCTGGCGTGGCCCACGGAGATGTGGTCACGGTTCGTGGAGCAGAATCCCCGTCTCGCCGTTACCGCGATGCAGACCATCGGGCAGCGGCTGGAGGAAGCTCACACCCGTATCCGGGAAATGTCGACGGAAGAAGTCGAGAGGCGCGTTGCGCATGCGGTCCTGAGACTATCAAGGCAGGCAGGCAAGCAGGTGGACACGGGTATCCGAATCGATTTTCCAATCTCGCGCCAGGACATTGCGGAAATGACCGGCACCACATTGCACACGGTCTCTAGAATCTTGAGCGCATGGGAGGCGAGAGGCATCGTGGAAGGCGGCCGACAGAAGTTGACGATCTGCGATCCCCAAAAGTTGCTCAATCTTGCCGATCGGGCGCGCAGTTGA
- a CDS encoding DUF2249 domain-containing protein, whose product MNEGAIEFAETPAGDVRILTSGEGHARIFRVLRSLPPGGLLRIKSDHDPRPLHYQLEAGYPGKFAWEYLEQGPKNWRIEISRLDTGCDCCCGEH is encoded by the coding sequence ATGAATGAAGGAGCAATTGAGTTCGCAGAAACGCCTGCCGGTGACGTGCGCATCCTCACATCCGGTGAAGGACATGCACGCATTTTCCGTGTCCTTCGAAGCCTTCCCCCCGGCGGCTTGCTGCGTATTAAGAGCGATCACGATCCTCGCCCGCTCCACTATCAGCTTGAGGCGGGCTACCCTGGAAAGTTCGCTTGGGAGTATCTCGAACAGGGCCCGAAAAATTGGCGTATTGAGATATCACGCCTGGATACCGGATGCGATTGCTGCTGCGGTGAGCATTGA
- the moaA gene encoding GTP 3',8-cyclase MoaA, whose product MTASFVTNASSCPLTDLFGRRITYLRLSATDRCDLRCVYCMAENMTFLPRRDLLTLEEMDRLASAFVARGVSKIRITGGEPLVRKDILTLFEALSRHLTRGALKELTLTTNGTLLAKYAEALARAGVRRVNVSLDTLDATRFREITRRGSLGVVMDGLQAAQDAGLAVKLNAVALKGVTEDEIHDLIAFAHGRGMDLTLIETMPLGDVGADRTDQYLPLTDLRRLIETRWTLTDIRERTGGPARYVRVAETGGRIGFITPMSHSFCETCNRVRVSATGVLYTCLGQEDKIDLRPALRGFESDQALHTAIDAAIKAKPRGHDFRIDRRGTPTLARHMSVLGG is encoded by the coding sequence ATGACTGCATCTTTTGTCACCAATGCCTCGTCCTGCCCACTGACCGATCTTTTCGGTCGCCGGATCACCTATCTCAGGCTGTCTGCAACCGACCGCTGCGACCTGCGCTGCGTCTATTGCATGGCCGAGAACATGACCTTCCTGCCGCGTAGGGATCTGCTGACGCTGGAGGAAATGGATCGTTTGGCTTCGGCCTTTGTCGCGCGCGGTGTTTCGAAGATCCGCATCACCGGCGGCGAACCCTTAGTGCGTAAGGATATCCTGACATTGTTCGAAGCGTTGTCGCGACATCTGACGAGAGGAGCGCTCAAGGAACTGACACTTACGACGAACGGAACGCTGCTTGCCAAGTATGCCGAAGCTTTGGCGCGCGCGGGTGTTCGGCGTGTGAATGTCTCCCTGGACACACTTGACGCGACGCGCTTTCGGGAGATCACGCGGCGAGGAAGCCTTGGTGTGGTGATGGACGGATTGCAGGCGGCACAGGACGCGGGCCTTGCCGTCAAGCTGAATGCCGTTGCGCTCAAAGGCGTCACGGAAGACGAGATCCATGACCTGATCGCCTTCGCTCATGGCCGCGGCATGGACCTGACGCTGATCGAGACCATGCCGCTTGGGGATGTTGGCGCGGACCGGACCGATCAATATTTGCCGCTGACCGATCTTAGGCGGCTGATCGAGACGCGCTGGACGCTCACCGACATACGCGAACGTACCGGCGGGCCGGCGCGTTACGTCCGTGTGGCCGAGACTGGCGGACGGATCGGCTTCATTACGCCGATGAGTCATTCCTTCTGCGAGACCTGCAATCGCGTACGCGTCAGCGCGACCGGCGTGCTCTATACCTGCCTCGGCCAGGAGGACAAGATTGATCTGCGTCCAGCGTTGCGCGGGTTCGAATCTGACCAAGCGCTGCACACGGCCATCGACGCGGCCATCAAGGCGAAGCCGCGCGGCCATGATTTCAGAATCGACCGGCGCGGAACGCCGACGCTTGCCCGTCATATGTCCGTGCTTGGAGGCTGA
- the mog gene encoding molybdopterin adenylyltransferase: MVRIGILTISDRASRGEYDDLGGPAIRHWLNRAITSPWIAISKIIPDGFESVREALIEFCDQERTDLILTTGGTGPSARDETPEAFRAVITKELPGFGEVMRRASFQSVPTAILSRQSAGIRGSTLIINLPGKPSSIGLCLDTVFPAVPYCLDLIGAGRIETDPAIVATFRPS; this comes from the coding sequence TTGGTCCGCATTGGCATCCTCACCATATCCGACCGAGCAAGCCGCGGCGAATATGACGATCTCGGAGGCCCGGCGATCCGGCATTGGCTGAATCGGGCGATCACATCGCCGTGGATAGCCATTTCGAAGATAATCCCCGACGGTTTCGAAAGCGTCCGCGAGGCGCTGATCGAATTCTGCGATCAAGAGCGGACCGATCTTATCCTGACGACCGGCGGAACCGGTCCGTCTGCACGGGATGAGACGCCGGAAGCCTTTCGCGCCGTGATCACAAAGGAGTTGCCGGGCTTCGGCGAGGTCATGCGACGGGCGAGTTTCCAGAGCGTGCCTACGGCAATTCTCTCTCGACAGTCGGCCGGCATACGCGGCAGCACCCTGATCATCAATCTGCCGGGAAAACCGTCATCGATCGGCCTTTGCCTGGACACAGTGTTTCCGGCGGTGCCCTATTGTCTTGATTTGATCGGCGCCGGCCGCATCGAAACTGACCCGGCAATCGTTGCGACCTTTCGTCCTTCGTAA
- a CDS encoding NnrU family protein → MHEFITAFVAFVTFHSIPAIPAIRGSIVQQIGRPAYLLVYSAASIAALIWVFRAALALDYIPLWDFQPWHAGVTFVLAPVGLFLVLGGLLSRNPLSVSMRTAGQPGAIVRITRHPVLWGFALWAVGHLAANGDLRSLLLFGGFAFFSLGSIPMAEMRARRRLGTTWNNFAAQTSIVPFGGLARGNRLSVDAPMLIGAIAAAALTIWLLLWGHRFLFGADPLSIFM, encoded by the coding sequence ATGCATGAATTCATAACCGCCTTCGTGGCTTTCGTCACCTTTCACTCGATCCCCGCCATCCCGGCCATCCGCGGGAGCATTGTCCAGCAAATAGGCCGGCCGGCCTATTTGCTTGTTTATTCCGCGGCATCGATCGCGGCACTGATATGGGTATTCCGTGCCGCACTGGCTTTGGACTATATCCCGCTCTGGGACTTTCAACCCTGGCATGCCGGAGTGACATTTGTTCTGGCTCCAGTCGGGTTGTTCCTGGTCCTCGGCGGGCTTCTGAGCCGTAACCCATTGTCGGTATCCATGCGCACAGCGGGACAACCCGGAGCGATCGTTCGCATAACACGCCACCCGGTCCTTTGGGGATTCGCGCTTTGGGCAGTCGGTCATCTGGCCGCGAATGGCGACTTGCGCTCCCTCCTGCTTTTTGGAGGATTCGCGTTCTTTTCGCTCGGCAGCATTCCGATGGCGGAGATGCGTGCCAGGCGTCGCTTGGGAACGACATGGAACAATTTTGCGGCTCAGACTTCTATCGTGCCCTTCGGCGGTCTTGCCCGCGGGAATAGGTTGAGTGTCGACGCGCCGATGCTGATTGGCGCGATAGCGGCGGCCGCCCTCACCATTTGGCTGCTTCTCTGGGGCCATCGCTTCCTTTTTGGCGCCGACCCGCTGTCGATTTTCATGTAA